In Brachyhypopomus gauderio isolate BG-103 unplaced genomic scaffold, BGAUD_0.2 sc34, whole genome shotgun sequence, the following are encoded in one genomic region:
- the LOC143485458 gene encoding TOG array regulator of axonemal microtubules protein 1-like isoform X1: protein MCLSSHATQLPHPPMGWSSSAWTRTIRSRSTITEEAQPTDVRVLNLRSGVSRTAVVSLRELYSSLQKGMDQEMEATAKVLLHKAAESNGFIRQDMDTALDSMVQNCTPIRSMNALLAGGLCHLNAAVRKCTARHLATLVEKIGAGRLLSGAKDITPRIIPAVPKLAQDSSQETKRLGRRMLLFLSSHHDFDKMVEKCIPAKDLATIRDTVLTLKSKSWLGNFTPASHNWLSRRCSLCSGSSWGPPATVVRSTGGVEA, encoded by the exons atgt gcctctcttcacacgctacccagctgccccacccaccaatgggctggtccagctcggcctggacgagaacaatcagatcaaggtctaccattaccgaagaggcacaacccactgatgtccgt gtgctgaacctgcgctctggcgtgtcccgcacggcggtggtgtccttgagggagttgtactccagcctgcagaaagggatggaccaggaaatggaggctacagctaaggtcctcctccacaaagcagcggagtccaatggcttcatcaggcaggacatggacacagctctggacagcatggtgcagaactgcacccccattcggagcatgaacgcccttctcgctggaggactctg tcatctgaatgctgcagtaagaaagtgtactgctcggcacttggctactttggtagagaagattggtgctggccgcttattgtctggggcgaaagacATCACaccgcgaattattcctgcagtccccaagttggcacaggactcttcacaagaaaccaa gcgcttgggccggcgtatgctgctgttcctgtcctcccaccacgactttgataagatggtggaaaagtgcatccctgccaaagacctggcaaccatcagggacactgtcctcactctgaaatccaag agctggttagggaactttacccctgcaagccacaactggttgagcagaaggtgctccctctgctctggtagctcctggggacctccagcaacagtggtacggtccacgggaggggtggaagcgtga
- the LOC143485458 gene encoding TOG array regulator of axonemal microtubules protein 1-like isoform X2, whose amino-acid sequence MYTLQVLNLRSGVSRTAVVSLRELYSSLQKGMDQEMEATAKVLLHKAAESNGFIRQDMDTALDSMVQNCTPIRSMNALLAGGLCHLNAAVRKCTARHLATLVEKIGAGRLLSGAKDITPRIIPAVPKLAQDSSQETKRLGRRMLLFLSSHHDFDKMVEKCIPAKDLATIRDTVLTLKSKSWLGNFTPASHNWLSRRCSLCSGSSWGPPATVVRSTGGVEA is encoded by the exons atgtacacattacag gtgctgaacctgcgctctggcgtgtcccgcacggcggtggtgtccttgagggagttgtactccagcctgcagaaagggatggaccaggaaatggaggctacagctaaggtcctcctccacaaagcagcggagtccaatggcttcatcaggcaggacatggacacagctctggacagcatggtgcagaactgcacccccattcggagcatgaacgcccttctcgctggaggactctg tcatctgaatgctgcagtaagaaagtgtactgctcggcacttggctactttggtagagaagattggtgctggccgcttattgtctggggcgaaagacATCACaccgcgaattattcctgcagtccccaagttggcacaggactcttcacaagaaaccaa gcgcttgggccggcgtatgctgctgttcctgtcctcccaccacgactttgataagatggtggaaaagtgcatccctgccaaagacctggcaaccatcagggacactgtcctcactctgaaatccaag agctggttagggaactttacccctgcaagccacaactggttgagcagaaggtgctccctctgctctggtagctcctggggacctccagcaacagtggtacggtccacgggaggggtggaagcgtga